In one Pseudomonas sp. 31-12 genomic region, the following are encoded:
- a CDS encoding antitoxin Xre/MbcA/ParS toxin-binding domain-containing protein, with amino-acid sequence MRQLEDTRKPKVLPAETFWREMAFYESGPGLWKAIHVGLSAVFFFRMATLLGLREGALAEMLSIKLSMRRRWSKSGQMSRTESDLLYRIAEVFRDSLSLFEGDVSSAIMWLRTPATALNQIQPAALLTTHVGINLVKAHIGRIEHGVVG; translated from the coding sequence ATGAGGCAGCTTGAAGACACGCGCAAACCTAAGGTACTACCTGCCGAGACGTTTTGGAGAGAGATGGCTTTTTACGAAAGTGGGCCAGGGCTCTGGAAGGCAATTCACGTCGGACTATCAGCCGTATTTTTCTTTCGAATGGCAACTCTTCTAGGGCTTCGGGAAGGCGCATTGGCTGAAATGCTATCGATAAAACTCAGCATGCGGCGTCGGTGGAGCAAATCAGGACAGATGAGCCGTACTGAAAGTGATCTCCTATATCGAATTGCTGAAGTTTTTCGGGACTCTCTTAGCCTTTTCGAGGGCGATGTGAGTTCCGCAATAATGTGGCTCCGTACGCCCGCGACGGCTTTGAATCAAATTCAGCCAGCAGCCCTTCTGACTACCCATGTTGGCATCAACCTGGTTAAAGCCCATATCGGTCGCATCGA